The following DNA comes from Mucilaginibacter jinjuensis.
AAAGAATACCAGGAAATTAAACGTAAGATTGATGAAGGCGAACCTTGCATTTACAATATCGGCTCATCATCAAAACCACAGATTATCCATGTGTTGAGCATATACCTGGATACCGACCCTGATTTTACACGTAATACCGGCCAGTTTGCCAAAATACATAACGATAAAGATGTACAGGTAAAAATTGAGTACGAAGAGCAGAACTAAAATCTGCTTTACTCAATTTCTATTACAGATCGGTTACGCGGGTGTGTACACGCTTAACATAGTTGCGGATATCGAGCACAATACCGGCGAAGAAGTAAAATATAAGCGGGAAACCTACTGCCAAAAACGACGAATAGATAAAGAAAAGCCTGATTTTAGAGATAGACACGTTAAAGCGCTCGCCCAGGTAAGTGCAAACACCAAATGAATATCGTTCGAAAAAGGTTAATATCCGTTGTAACATCCTTTAAATCAGTTTTAATATCTTATTTCCAACGCTGCATTGCAGGCATTTCTTATAATTACAATAATTATTTTTTAGCTCCAGCAAAGCCTGGGTTTCAAAAGCAGTTTTTGTTTTAACGCCCAATTCTACAAAGCTACTAATAATTGAGTTGTCTTCGGCAGGTAATTGCTCCAATAACAGCAAACTACGGTCAATATACCGCTCTTGTTGGTGCAGCTTACCATAACTGAACAAAAATAACGCCAAACTATTGAGCAATAGATTATTAACAGAAATCAATCCCATTTCTTTAGATGATGGTGCGCTCTCCACATCAAAACGGTAATGCGTTTCCCAGTAAGGGTTAACAGGGATATCGGTAAACAAATCGCGCAGCAGTTTTACGTCACTGATCTCGAGCACCTTAGATAACAGGTGATTTGATTTACTGATGAGCCCCGCAAACTGCGCCAGCCTGATGGTTGGAAAATTCAACGGGCGCAGCCGCAAAAACTTAAACAGGTACTTGTCTATCGGCTCAAAGCCGTATTTCTTCCGCAGAAACTGGTATTCTGTTTTAAGCTGATTAGGATATTCGTCCTTAAAATCTTCTTCCAGAAAACCTGCTTGTCCGAATATTAAAGCCTCAATTTGCAGCGGGCTATTTTTGTGTTTACCGAGGATAACCTGTGGTAAAGATTTAGCCAGCATCTCGAAAGGCAGGGCATTGATTTTAAAACCAAAATTTGCAGCGAGGTGCTGATAAAAGGTTTCTTCCCAGTCGCCGGTGTTTTGTTTTAAGGTCTGGGCTACAAAGGCCGACTTCTTTTCCAGACGTTCTACCAATACTCTGGTCAGCCAGGTGCGCATCGTTAAATCATCAACGGTGTGGATCGCGCTTTCGCAGGGGATTATTTTTTGATCGCCGTAAACGAGGTTGTGGTAGCGGCTGTATAGTTCGGCAGGGATCCGGTGTTCCAGTTCGAGTGTGGGCATCAGGTTGCCTTCGGTTGTTTTAACCGGGGCATCATCGCGGTAAACCACGTGGAGGATCACATTATCGTAAGCCTTATCCTGCTGATGATTGTGTTTATCCCAATCCGAAGCGGCTACATGAATTTCTACATTACCTGCCCAAAGAGTATCACCAATCTTAATACGTGCCTGTTGAAAATCGGGGCCGGCATTGGTATTTTGCATGCCCGGGTTAATTACCTCGATTGTTTCGCCGGTGGTAGTTTGCAAAGAGTCCCGGTTGTACAACCGGAACTTCCATACATGGTATAAAAAATCTTCGGTAAAAAGCATGATTAAGGGTTAGTATTTAACCTGCAATTTACCGAAATAAACCTATTTACAAAGCCGGATTGGCAGCATATTCGGCCCAAAGTTCATCTAAAGTTTTGCCGGTCTGGTCCTTCCAAACGCTATCCACATAAGTATGCTCGCGCATTTGCTTATCCAATACTTTTACAATGCCTTTTTTGTGATGATTTTCAATCCACAGTAAAAAGCGGGCAGTAACACGGTAAGCATTATCGTAGTTAGACCCCGGTTTAAAATCGGCCAGGCTCCATTTGGCAGCTACATTATTAACGCCGAACTGGTTACGGGCATAATCGGCAATACCTTCGGTTAACCAACCCGGGCCGTTGCTTTGGCCATAATCCTGCACAATGTGCATTACTTCGTGGGTAACCACATCAATATCTTCGGGCTTTTTGTGCATCCATTTACTGCTGATGCGTACGTGGGCGTTATCAGTTTCGGCAACACCGGCGTAAGCGGTATCAACCATCATAAATACTTCTTTGGCCGTTTTTTTATTGTATTCTTTAGCCAGTTCGGGGTATACTTTAAAGAAGGTACTGATTAGTTTTTCTTTAACCGCAGGGTCTAAATCAGGGTCGTTATTGGTAAATATTAATGTGTAGCCACCTTTTTTGGTAACTTCAGGGGTTTGAGCGAATGTGTTAATGCTAAATGCAAGGCACAGGGATAAGAGCAATGTTTTCATGGGCACAAATTAAGAATTATAAATAATGCCCCTGCTTACCAGTTTGTCACTTTTAGGTTAGAAGAGTGCATATTTAGTGACCGGCATCACTGCAATTTAACATTCAATTAACCAAATAACTACTATGTTTGTACTTTATATACCATTGCATAGCGTTTACACGCTTTTACATTTATGATCTACACTGATACATTATTTCAGGAGGCCGTACAGTTGCTGCGGCACTTAATATCAACCCCGTCTTTTAGTAAAGAAGAGAACCTTACAGCCAATATAGTTAACGCTTACCTGGAGCAGCATGGGGTGGAAACGCACCGTAAAATGAACAACATCTGGGCATGGAACAAGCATTTCGACCCGGCTAAGCCTACCATTTTACTTAACTCGCATCACGATACCGTTAAACCCAACAGCGGCTACACCCGCGACCCGTTTGATGCTAAAATTGAAGATGGCATCCTATACGGATTAGGCAGTAATGATGCAGGCGGTTGCCTGGTATCATTAATCGCCACCTTCTTACATTTTTACGAAAAAGAGAACCTTAAATATAACTTCTGCCTAGCTGCTACTGCCGAAGAGGAAATTTCAGGCGTAAACGGTCTCGAACTTATTATCCCGGATCTGGGTCAGCTTGATTTCGGCATTGTTGGCGAACCCACCCTAATGCAACTGGCCATTGCCGAGCGCGGTTTAATGGTACTGGATTGCACCGCCCACGGTAAAGCAGGACACGCCGCCCGTGAAGAGGGTGATAATGCCATTTACAAAGCCATTAAAGATATTGAGTGGTTCCGCAGCTACAAATTCCCTAAAGAGTCGGAAGTATTCGGGCCGATTAAAATGTCGGTTACGATTATCAATGCGGGCTCGCAGCACAATGTGGTACCTGCCGAGTGTACTTTTACTGTTGACGTGCGCGTTACTGATGCTTACCGCAACGAAGAAGTACTGGAGATTATCCGCCAGCATGTAACCAGTGATGTTAAACCAAGATCGATCCGCTTAAAGCCATCATCAATAGATAAAAACCACCCGATTGTACAGGCTGGTATTGCTCTGGGCCGTACCACCTACGGTTCGCCTACTACATCGGATCAATCATTACTGGATATCCCATCTGTAAAAGTTGGCCCCGGTGATTCGGCCCGCTCACATAGTTCTGATGAGTTTATTTATGTGGATGAGATACGTGAAGGCATTGAGCTTTATGTGAAGATGCTGGAGAGCATTAATTGAATTTAGAGACAAGAAACAAGAGCCCAGAAAACAAGATAAGAAAGCCCTGCAATTCGAAATTGCAGGGCTTTCCTTTTTATTTTTGTCATTGCGAGCGATAGCGTGGCAATCTCGTCGCCAATGTTTATTCGACC
Coding sequences within:
- a CDS encoding DUF2851 family protein, giving the protein MLFTEDFLYHVWKFRLYNRDSLQTTTGETIEVINPGMQNTNAGPDFQQARIKIGDTLWAGNVEIHVAASDWDKHNHQQDKAYDNVILHVVYRDDAPVKTTEGNLMPTLELEHRIPAELYSRYHNLVYGDQKIIPCESAIHTVDDLTMRTWLTRVLVERLEKKSAFVAQTLKQNTGDWEETFYQHLAANFGFKINALPFEMLAKSLPQVILGKHKNSPLQIEALIFGQAGFLEEDFKDEYPNQLKTEYQFLRKKYGFEPIDKYLFKFLRLRPLNFPTIRLAQFAGLISKSNHLLSKVLEISDVKLLRDLFTDIPVNPYWETHYRFDVESAPSSKEMGLISVNNLLLNSLALFLFSYGKLHQQERYIDRSLLLLEQLPAEDNSIISSFVELGVKTKTAFETQALLELKNNYCNYKKCLQCSVGNKILKLI
- a CDS encoding PspC domain-containing protein encodes the protein MLQRILTFFERYSFGVCTYLGERFNVSISKIRLFFIYSSFLAVGFPLIFYFFAGIVLDIRNYVKRVHTRVTDL
- a CDS encoding basic secretory protein-like protein produces the protein MKTLLLSLCLAFSINTFAQTPEVTKKGGYTLIFTNNDPDLDPAVKEKLISTFFKVYPELAKEYNKKTAKEVFMMVDTAYAGVAETDNAHVRISSKWMHKKPEDIDVVTHEVMHIVQDYGQSNGPGWLTEGIADYARNQFGVNNVAAKWSLADFKPGSNYDNAYRVTARFLLWIENHHKKGIVKVLDKQMREHTYVDSVWKDQTGKTLDELWAEYAANPAL
- a CDS encoding M20 family metallo-hydrolase, whose protein sequence is MIYTDTLFQEAVQLLRHLISTPSFSKEENLTANIVNAYLEQHGVETHRKMNNIWAWNKHFDPAKPTILLNSHHDTVKPNSGYTRDPFDAKIEDGILYGLGSNDAGGCLVSLIATFLHFYEKENLKYNFCLAATAEEEISGVNGLELIIPDLGQLDFGIVGEPTLMQLAIAERGLMVLDCTAHGKAGHAAREEGDNAIYKAIKDIEWFRSYKFPKESEVFGPIKMSVTIINAGSQHNVVPAECTFTVDVRVTDAYRNEEVLEIIRQHVTSDVKPRSIRLKPSSIDKNHPIVQAGIALGRTTYGSPTTSDQSLLDIPSVKVGPGDSARSHSSDEFIYVDEIREGIELYVKMLESIN